The Hymenobacter oligotrophus genome has a window encoding:
- a CDS encoding BLUF domain-containing protein has product MNHIIYMSRAVRPLSDKDLHELLEQCRRDNARLDVTGVLFYSHGNIAQLIEGEPEQLDPLYERISRDGRHSHVQKLADKTIDARSFAGWSMAFHAIEPQAFDELTGYLLPDGLPESPENLSIADALILDLVRQAVFGNNAPASPVVDDSGSGQQA; this is encoded by the coding sequence ATGAATCACATTATCTACATGAGCCGGGCCGTGCGTCCGCTTTCGGACAAGGACTTGCACGAGCTGCTCGAGCAATGCCGCCGCGACAACGCTCGCCTGGATGTTACCGGGGTGCTGTTTTACAGCCACGGCAACATCGCCCAGCTGATTGAAGGCGAACCTGAGCAATTAGACCCGCTGTACGAGCGCATTTCGCGCGACGGAAGGCATTCGCACGTGCAAAAACTGGCCGACAAAACTATAGACGCGCGCAGCTTTGCGGGTTGGTCGATGGCGTTTCATGCAATCGAACCCCAGGCTTTTGACGAGCTAACGGGTTATCTGCTGCCCGATGGGTTGCCCGAGTCGCCGGAGAACTTGTCCATTGCCGACGCACTGATTCTGGACCTGGTGCGCCAAGCGGTATTCGGCAACAACGCCCCCGCGTCGCCGGTTGTGGATGACTCCGGCAGCGGCCAACAAGCCTAG
- a CDS encoding DNA topoisomerase IV subunit B: MAEEQLPLAAAAPDHGYHEDSIRSLDWREHIRLRPGMYIGKLGDGSSPDDGIYILVKEVMDNSIDEHMMGYGRTIDVKITDQRVTVRDYGRGIPLGKVVDVVSKINTGGKYDSKVFQKSVGLNGVGTKAVNALSTNFVVQSVRDGQMKSAEFQAGQLISDSKPVKTSQRNGTLMSFEPDPTIFRNYRFIPDFLESQFWNYAYLNAGLTINFNGQKYHSENGLRDLLERKTDPDAIRYPVIHLKGTDIEMALTHGNDYGEEYYSFVNGQYTTQGGTHLAAFREGIVKTLREFYKKDYDASDIRASIVGAIAIRVQEPVFESQTKTKLGSIVMEPEGSVTVRNFVVDFVKEHLDNYLHKNPETAEALKKRIEQSERERKDMAGVKKLANQRAKKASLHNRKLRDCRFHFGEGKAVDKEALTTLFITEGDSASGSITKSRNVELEAVFSLRGKPLNCFGMKKKIVYENEELNLLQHALNIEEGLEGLRYNRVVIATDADVDGMHIRLLLLTFFLQFFPDLVRNGHVYILETPLFRVRNKKQTIYCYDEREKQAAIRKLGRNPEITRFKGLGEISPDEFGKFIGDNIRLEPVILQSDRSIQKLLTYYMGKNTPDRQLFIIDNLRMEKDLVAGDAPLPEETVLEAEVA, encoded by the coding sequence ATGGCTGAAGAACAACTACCGCTTGCCGCTGCGGCGCCTGACCACGGCTACCACGAGGATTCTATTCGCTCGCTGGATTGGCGCGAGCACATCCGGCTGCGCCCGGGTATGTACATCGGCAAGCTGGGCGACGGATCTTCGCCCGACGATGGCATTTACATCCTCGTCAAGGAGGTGATGGATAACTCCATCGACGAGCACATGATGGGTTACGGCCGCACCATCGACGTGAAGATTACCGACCAGCGCGTAACCGTGCGCGACTACGGGCGCGGCATTCCGCTGGGCAAGGTTGTCGACGTGGTCAGCAAGATCAACACCGGCGGCAAGTACGATTCGAAGGTGTTTCAGAAGTCGGTGGGCTTGAATGGCGTGGGCACTAAAGCCGTAAACGCGCTCAGCACCAATTTTGTGGTGCAAAGCGTGCGCGACGGCCAAATGAAGTCGGCCGAGTTTCAGGCCGGCCAGCTCATCAGCGACTCCAAGCCGGTTAAAACCTCGCAGCGCAACGGCACTTTGATGTCGTTCGAGCCCGACCCGACCATCTTCCGCAACTACCGCTTTATTCCGGATTTCCTGGAAAGCCAGTTCTGGAATTATGCCTACCTGAACGCGGGCCTCACCATCAACTTCAACGGGCAGAAGTACCACTCCGAAAACGGGCTGCGCGACCTGTTGGAGCGCAAAACCGACCCCGATGCCATTCGTTACCCCGTTATTCACCTGAAGGGGACCGACATCGAAATGGCCCTGACGCACGGCAACGATTACGGCGAGGAGTACTACTCCTTCGTGAACGGGCAATACACCACGCAGGGCGGTACGCACTTGGCTGCCTTCCGCGAGGGCATCGTGAAAACGCTGCGCGAGTTCTACAAAAAGGATTACGACGCCTCCGACATTCGGGCCTCCATCGTGGGCGCCATTGCCATTCGGGTGCAGGAGCCGGTGTTCGAGTCGCAAACCAAAACCAAGCTCGGCTCCATCGTGATGGAGCCCGAAGGCTCGGTTACGGTGCGCAACTTCGTGGTTGACTTTGTAAAGGAGCACCTCGACAACTACCTCCACAAAAACCCCGAAACGGCCGAGGCGCTGAAAAAGCGCATCGAGCAGAGCGAGCGGGAGCGGAAAGACATGGCCGGCGTGAAAAAGCTGGCCAACCAGCGGGCCAAAAAAGCCAGCCTGCACAACCGCAAACTGCGTGATTGCCGCTTCCACTTCGGCGAAGGCAAGGCCGTGGACAAGGAAGCGCTAACGACGTTGTTCATCACCGAAGGCGACTCCGCTTCGGGCTCCATTACCAAGAGCCGCAACGTGGAGCTGGAGGCCGTGTTCAGCTTGCGCGGCAAGCCGCTGAACTGCTTCGGGATGAAGAAGAAAATCGTATACGAAAACGAGGAGCTCAACCTGCTGCAGCACGCGCTCAACATCGAGGAAGGCCTCGAGGGCCTGCGCTACAACCGCGTGGTAATTGCCACCGACGCCGACGTGGACGGCATGCACATCCGGCTGTTGCTGCTCACCTTCTTCCTGCAGTTTTTCCCCGATTTGGTGCGCAACGGCCACGTGTACATCCTGGAAACGCCGCTGTTCCGGGTGCGCAACAAAAAGCAAACGATTTACTGCTACGACGAGCGCGAAAAGCAGGCGGCCATTCGTAAGCTGGGCCGCAACCCCGAAATCACGCGCTTTAAAGGCCTAGGTGAAATTTCGCCCGACGAGTTCGGCAAGTTCATCGGCGACAACATCCGCCTCGAGCCCGTCATTCTGCAATCGGACCGCTCGATTCAGAAGCTGCTGACGTACTACATGGGCAAAAACACGCCCGACCGCCAGCTCTTCATCATCGACAACCTGCGCATGGAAAAAGACCTGGTAGCCGGCGACGCGCCGCTGCCCGAAGAAACCGTGCTGGAGGCCGAGGTGGCCTAG
- a CDS encoding AI-2E family transporter produces the protein MSQPNHHFPGHPTPVKPPEIKWPPAVLYSMILLGLVLLVCTLKVLDGVLLPILFSGLLSLLLLPLCRRLEGWGVPRLLAIILCILLIFVFLAGLVYLFGSQIVQFQEELPKLQAKFAEYFDQVQQFLSRKFNMQPVSKDQLIDQSIDSVRKKAGGYLGTTINTTTGVLSVLALVPIYIFCFLYYRDHLRQFLFRFVSPDKRKEALNTLDGVQTVVQAYITGLLTVILIVAVLNAIGLLVLGVKYAIFFAVFASVLAVIPYIGIAIGATLPALITLVETGSAGKALAVVGVFMVVQFLEGNFITPTITGSKVSINPMAAIVALILGGELWGTPGMILSIPLVAVLKVFMDAYKPLEPFGFLLGDVANGQDNQTQGALEGEPGKPKGFRGFWLKLVGKS, from the coding sequence ATGTCGCAACCCAACCACCACTTTCCTGGGCACCCTACTCCCGTAAAGCCGCCCGAAATTAAATGGCCGCCCGCGGTGCTCTACAGCATGATTTTGCTGGGGTTGGTGCTGCTGGTGTGCACGCTTAAGGTGCTCGACGGCGTGCTTCTCCCGATTTTGTTTTCGGGGCTGCTTTCGCTGCTGCTGCTGCCGCTGTGCCGGCGCCTCGAGGGCTGGGGCGTGCCCCGCCTGCTGGCCATCATCCTGTGCATCCTGCTCATCTTCGTGTTTTTGGCCGGACTGGTTTACTTGTTCGGCTCGCAGATTGTGCAGTTCCAAGAGGAGTTGCCCAAGCTGCAGGCCAAGTTTGCCGAGTATTTCGATCAGGTGCAGCAGTTCCTGAGCCGCAAGTTCAACATGCAACCCGTGAGCAAGGACCAGCTCATCGACCAGTCCATCGACTCGGTGCGCAAAAAGGCCGGCGGCTACCTAGGTACCACCATCAACACCACCACCGGGGTGCTAAGCGTGTTGGCTTTGGTGCCCATTTACATTTTCTGCTTTTTGTACTACCGCGACCACCTGCGGCAGTTTCTGTTCCGGTTTGTTTCGCCCGACAAACGCAAGGAAGCCCTCAACACCCTCGACGGCGTGCAAACCGTGGTGCAGGCATACATTACGGGCCTACTCACGGTAATTTTAATTGTGGCCGTGCTCAACGCCATCGGTTTGCTGGTGCTGGGCGTGAAATACGCCATCTTCTTCGCGGTATTTGCCTCGGTGCTGGCCGTTATTCCGTACATCGGCATTGCCATCGGGGCCACACTGCCCGCGCTCATTACGCTCGTCGAAACGGGCTCGGCCGGAAAGGCACTGGCCGTGGTGGGCGTGTTTATGGTGGTGCAGTTTCTCGAAGGCAACTTCATTACGCCTACCATCACCGGTTCAAAGGTGAGCATCAACCCCATGGCGGCCATCGTCGCACTTATTCTGGGTGGCGAGCTGTGGGGCACCCCAGGCATGATTTTGTCGATTCCGCTGGTGGCGGTGCTCAAGGTGTTTATGGACGCTTACAAGCCGCTGGAGCCGTTCGGGTTTTTGCTCGGCGACGTGGCCAACGGCCAAGACAACCAAACGCAGGGCGCGCTGGAGGGCGAGCCGGGCAAGCCCAAAGGCTTCCGCGGCTTCTGGCTTAAGCTCGTGGGCAAAAGCTAA
- a CDS encoding ferritin-like domain-containing protein: MAAINSDAARAFNDLVEINKTGAKGYQEAAEGVSNPQLKSELSRLSQQRAQFASELEQQARQMGVDVTNSNTVEGVVTDAVAAVHRGWINLKSVITGQNDSAILGECETGDSVALQAYETALKSQSLSGQASSIIQKQHGEILAAKNQVTQWKGANS, from the coding sequence ATGGCCGCTATTAATTCTGACGCCGCCCGGGCCTTCAACGACCTGGTTGAAATCAATAAAACCGGCGCTAAAGGCTACCAAGAGGCTGCCGAAGGCGTATCGAACCCGCAACTGAAATCGGAGCTGAGCCGCCTGAGCCAGCAACGTGCCCAATTTGCTTCGGAACTGGAACAACAAGCCCGCCAAATGGGCGTTGATGTAACCAACAGCAACACTGTAGAGGGCGTAGTAACCGACGCGGTTGCCGCCGTACACCGCGGCTGGATCAACCTAAAGTCGGTTATCACGGGCCAAAACGACTCAGCCATTCTGGGCGAATGCGAAACCGGCGACTCCGTAGCCCTCCAAGCTTACGAAACCGCCCTGAAGTCGCAAAGCCTGTCGGGCCAAGCCTCGTCGATTATCCAAAAACAGCACGGCGAAATTCTGGCCGCTAAAAACCAGGTTACGCAGTGGAAAGGCGCCAACAGCTAG
- a CDS encoding exonuclease domain-containing protein: MYAIIDLETTGGQPTQDRITEIAIFIHDGEQVVDSFSTLLNPGRPIPFYIQQLTGITDEMVRDAPHFHQIAKKVVQMTEGCVFVAHNVRFDYSFLKKEFADLGYTYSRKTLCTVRLSRSLIPGQPSYSLGKLCANIGIELNNRHRAFGDAEATAILFDRLLKISQVAEAPGYEAAAPADKLAAVDASAPSGRPAKQPTARKVAAVQQAIRTALLPPLITPEKVASLPQEAGVYYFHDEHGEVIYVGKSINIYKRIQQHFAVDYKSRKSLDFKNSIADITWELTGSELVALLHESWEIKRLKPQYNRAQRRSVFPAGIYLRVDENGYKRLYYGRADARNSEIPIIALGNQFKAKGFLYHKVAKYNLCQKMCDLYKTTGSCFDYQVHRCKGACVGLEPPDEYNARVDEAIESITYEHQTFVIIGQGRRAGERSVVVVEHGRYLGFGYIDETFTARRFEAFKDVIKPQVDNKDVQQIIRQYMRTKHKDKVKVFA, encoded by the coding sequence TTGTACGCCATCATCGACCTAGAAACCACCGGGGGTCAGCCCACGCAGGACCGCATCACCGAAATTGCCATTTTCATCCACGATGGCGAGCAGGTGGTCGATTCGTTTAGCACCCTGCTCAACCCCGGCCGCCCCATCCCCTTCTACATTCAGCAGCTCACGGGCATTACCGATGAGATGGTGCGCGACGCGCCGCACTTTCATCAGATAGCGAAGAAGGTGGTGCAGATGACGGAAGGCTGCGTGTTTGTGGCCCACAACGTGCGCTTCGACTACTCTTTCCTGAAAAAAGAGTTTGCCGACCTAGGGTATACCTACTCGCGCAAAACCCTTTGCACGGTGCGCCTCAGCCGCTCGCTGATACCCGGCCAGCCCAGCTACAGCTTGGGCAAGCTGTGCGCCAACATTGGCATTGAGCTGAACAACCGCCACCGCGCTTTCGGCGACGCCGAGGCCACGGCCATCCTGTTCGACCGGCTGCTTAAGATAAGCCAGGTAGCGGAGGCGCCCGGCTACGAGGCCGCCGCCCCCGCCGATAAACTGGCCGCCGTAGATGCTTCGGCCCCGAGTGGCCGGCCGGCCAAGCAACCCACCGCCCGCAAAGTGGCAGCCGTGCAGCAGGCCATTCGCACGGCGCTACTGCCGCCGCTCATCACGCCCGAAAAAGTAGCCTCGCTGCCGCAGGAAGCGGGCGTGTACTACTTCCACGACGAGCACGGCGAGGTGATTTACGTGGGCAAGAGCATTAATATTTACAAACGCATTCAGCAGCACTTCGCCGTCGATTACAAGTCGCGCAAGTCGCTGGATTTTAAGAACTCCATTGCCGACATCACTTGGGAGCTCACGGGCTCGGAGCTGGTGGCATTGCTGCACGAGTCGTGGGAAATTAAGCGCTTGAAACCGCAGTACAACCGTGCGCAGCGCCGCTCGGTGTTTCCGGCGGGCATTTACTTGCGCGTGGATGAAAACGGCTACAAGCGCCTGTACTACGGCCGCGCTGATGCACGCAACAGCGAAATTCCCATTATTGCGTTAGGAAACCAGTTCAAGGCCAAGGGCTTTCTGTACCACAAGGTGGCCAAGTACAACCTGTGCCAGAAGATGTGCGACTTGTACAAAACCACCGGCTCGTGCTTCGATTACCAAGTGCACCGCTGCAAAGGCGCCTGCGTAGGCCTGGAGCCGCCCGACGAGTACAACGCGCGCGTCGACGAGGCCATTGAAAGCATCACCTACGAGCACCAAACCTTCGTAATCATCGGGCAGGGGCGCCGCGCGGGCGAACGGTCGGTGGTGGTGGTGGAGCACGGCCGCTACCTAGGGTTTGGCTACATCGACGAAACGTTTACCGCCCGGCGGTTTGAGGCGTTCAAAGACGTTATCAAGCCCCAGGTCGATAACAAAGACGTGCAGCAGATTATCCGGCAGTACATGCGCACCAAGCACAAAGACAAGGTGAAGGTGTTCGCCTAG
- a CDS encoding DNA topoisomerase IB: protein MASAQTTLRTKVKKKKLMPVDTDVHELYKDPAMQAELAGLRYVTDTKPGIARQPGRDGAYTYLDAKGQPVADEKIMGRINGMVIPPAWTEVWIAPTANAHLQATGRDTKGRKQYIYHPLWDQARSLTKFSRLRAFGEKLPELRQRIRKDLGRPKLDKQKVVAVVLTLMDQSFIRVGNREYAKKNKSYGLTTLRDKHVKVDGADIRFSFVGKKGVAHDVTLHDRKLARLVQKCKEIPGQHLFQYFDADGHRQELESGDVNEYLREATGLALSAKDFRTWGGTVKMVECLESVLHEEPDLPKDKVLKKAVKDVAKNLGNTPTVCSKYYIHPQVVELFTSDKLIDYLRRHDADPTENDLLSPTEHLVLDMLSEV, encoded by the coding sequence ATGGCTTCCGCCCAAACCACCCTTCGCACCAAAGTCAAAAAGAAAAAGCTGATGCCCGTTGACACCGACGTGCACGAGCTTTACAAAGACCCCGCCATGCAAGCCGAGCTGGCTGGCCTGCGCTACGTAACCGATACCAAGCCCGGCATTGCGCGCCAACCCGGCCGCGACGGCGCTTACACCTACCTCGACGCGAAGGGCCAACCCGTGGCCGACGAAAAAATAATGGGCCGCATCAACGGCATGGTGATACCCCCGGCCTGGACGGAGGTATGGATTGCGCCCACGGCCAACGCCCACCTGCAAGCCACCGGCCGCGACACCAAGGGCCGCAAGCAATACATCTACCACCCGCTCTGGGACCAGGCACGCAGCCTTACCAAATTCAGCCGCTTGCGGGCTTTCGGCGAAAAGCTGCCCGAACTGCGCCAGCGCATTCGCAAGGACCTAGGTCGGCCCAAGCTCGACAAGCAGAAAGTAGTGGCCGTAGTGCTTACGCTGATGGACCAGTCGTTTATCAGGGTGGGCAACCGCGAGTACGCCAAGAAAAACAAGAGCTACGGCCTAACGACGCTGCGCGACAAGCACGTGAAAGTAGACGGCGCTGATATTCGCTTCAGCTTTGTGGGCAAAAAAGGCGTGGCTCACGACGTAACCCTGCACGACCGTAAGCTGGCCCGCCTGGTGCAGAAGTGCAAGGAAATACCCGGTCAGCACTTGTTTCAGTATTTTGATGCCGACGGCCACCGGCAGGAGCTGGAATCGGGCGACGTGAACGAATACCTGCGCGAGGCCACCGGACTGGCCCTTTCGGCCAAAGACTTCCGCACCTGGGGCGGCACCGTTAAAATGGTGGAATGCCTCGAAAGCGTGCTGCACGAGGAACCCGATTTGCCCAAGGACAAAGTGCTGAAAAAAGCCGTAAAGGACGTGGCCAAAAACCTCGGCAACACGCCCACCGTGTGCTCCAAGTACTATATCCATCCGCAAGTAGTAGAGCTGTTCACCTCGGATAAGCTCATCGACTACTTGCGCCGCCACGACGCCGACCCCACCGAAAACGACCTACTGTCGCCTACCGAGCACTTGGTGCTCGACATGCTCTCCGAAGTTTAG
- a CDS encoding M48 family metalloprotease, producing MALGLGATTSSCTDENGNPVLFSVEDDKALGEQVARQTDSTYRAKGQLLERTNPRNARAYQLLDGVVNRVLNSGQLQYRNEFPWDVKIIKDDQVQNAFATPGGHIYVFTGLIKYLDNESQLAGVLGHEIAHADRRHTSRQLQNQYGISLLLSVVLGENPNQLAQIAAGLGQLKFSRDFEREADEFSVVYLNGTAYYACNGTAGFFEKAQAEGQASGPEFLSTHPDPGSRVQAINAKATELNCTNRNVSNSSFQELKSLL from the coding sequence ATGGCCCTTGGCCTAGGTGCTACCACCTCCTCCTGCACCGATGAAAACGGCAACCCAGTGCTCTTCAGCGTCGAAGACGACAAAGCCTTGGGCGAACAAGTTGCCCGCCAAACCGACTCGACGTACCGCGCCAAGGGCCAGTTGCTCGAGCGCACCAACCCGCGTAACGCCCGTGCCTACCAGCTGCTCGACGGCGTGGTAAACCGCGTGCTGAACTCGGGCCAGTTGCAGTACCGCAACGAGTTTCCGTGGGACGTCAAGATCATCAAAGACGACCAAGTGCAAAACGCCTTTGCCACGCCCGGTGGCCACATTTACGTCTTTACGGGGCTGATTAAGTACCTCGACAACGAAAGCCAGCTGGCTGGCGTGCTTGGCCACGAAATTGCCCACGCCGACCGTCGCCACACCTCGCGTCAGCTCCAAAACCAGTACGGCATCAGCTTGTTGCTGAGCGTGGTGCTGGGCGAAAACCCCAACCAGCTGGCGCAAATTGCCGCCGGCCTGGGCCAGCTCAAGTTCAGCCGCGACTTTGAGCGCGAGGCCGACGAGTTTTCGGTGGTGTACCTCAACGGCACGGCCTACTATGCCTGCAACGGTACGGCCGGCTTCTTCGAAAAAGCCCAAGCCGAAGGCCAGGCCAGCGGCCCCGAGTTCCTGAGCACCCACCCCGACCCGGGCTCCCGCGTGCAGGCCATCAACGCCAAGGCCACCGAGCTAAACTGCACCAACCGCAACGTGAGCAACTCCAGCTTTCAGGAGTTGAAAAGCCTGCTGTAA
- a CDS encoding App1 family protein → MSILDHLNNLAENTDDLLRRARTRLGLLHPVQVLPYRSYGTPTRLYVKGRVLTNKGITEPDPSDSTLHNLLNMYRRFDSQEIPGAQLCIRPGDGTEHSVTTDEEGYFTLNIEPQRLPEPVDYLWHPIEVELLQAPAPLPEVRLSTAPVLVPPPDAEYGIISDLDDTVIQTSATDIMRMARTVLLRNARSRMPFKGVAEFYRQLQLGRNGKRNNPFFYVSSSPWNLYDLLEDFLALNEIPPGPLLLRDMALKRKQHGDASEHHGHKLREIDNLLLTYPQLPFVLIGDSGQEDANIYREVVRRHPGRILAIYIRDVNLPERSAMVERVSEELRGHQVEMLLVKDTVNAAEHAAATGLVFQESVQAVQAEKEKDEATPEDPGEVN, encoded by the coding sequence ATGTCGATACTTGACCACCTGAACAACCTGGCCGAAAACACCGACGATTTGCTGCGGCGCGCCCGCACGCGGCTGGGCTTGCTGCACCCGGTGCAGGTGCTGCCCTACCGCAGCTACGGCACGCCCACCCGCCTCTACGTGAAAGGCCGCGTGCTTACCAACAAAGGCATAACCGAGCCCGACCCCTCCGACTCTACCCTGCACAACCTGCTGAACATGTACCGGCGCTTCGACTCGCAGGAAATTCCGGGGGCGCAGCTCTGCATCCGGCCCGGCGACGGCACCGAGCACTCCGTAACCACCGACGAAGAGGGCTATTTCACGCTGAACATCGAGCCGCAGCGCCTGCCCGAACCCGTTGATTACCTGTGGCACCCCATTGAGGTGGAGTTGTTGCAAGCCCCGGCGCCCCTGCCCGAGGTGCGCCTAAGCACGGCCCCGGTGCTGGTGCCCCCGCCCGATGCCGAGTACGGCATTATTTCCGACCTCGACGATACCGTTATTCAAACCTCCGCTACCGATATCATGCGCATGGCCCGCACGGTGCTGCTGCGCAACGCCCGCTCGCGCATGCCTTTTAAGGGCGTAGCTGAGTTTTACCGGCAGCTGCAGCTTGGGCGCAACGGCAAGCGCAACAACCCGTTTTTTTACGTCAGCTCCTCGCCTTGGAACCTCTACGACCTGCTCGAAGACTTCCTGGCCCTGAACGAGATACCGCCCGGCCCCCTGCTGCTGCGCGACATGGCCCTGAAGCGCAAACAGCACGGCGACGCCTCCGAGCACCACGGCCACAAGCTTCGCGAAATCGACAACCTGCTCCTCACCTACCCGCAGTTGCCTTTCGTGCTCATCGGCGACTCGGGCCAGGAAGACGCCAACATTTACCGCGAGGTGGTGCGCCGCCACCCCGGCCGCATCTTGGCCATATACATCCGCGACGTAAACCTGCCCGAGCGCTCGGCCATGGTGGAGCGCGTTTCGGAAGAGCTACGCGGCCACCAGGTAGAAATGCTGCTGGTGAAGGACACCGTTAACGCGGCCGAACACGCCGCTGCCACCGGCTTGGTATTTCAGGAAAGCGTGCAGGCCGTGCAAGCCGAAAAAGAAAAGGACGAAGCCACCCCCGAAGACCCTGGCGAAGTGAATTGA
- a CDS encoding YybH family protein: MRTLLLLALGALCGLYLQACTAARPVTPSAQSFAPDEQQIRAVLSTQTAAWNRADLAAFMQGYWQSDSLLFIGKNGPTRGWQRTLDNYRRNYPDAAAMGQLTFSQLQVRPISADAAHVVGRWQLARPAAGDVSGWFTLLFRRLNGQWVIVADHSS; the protein is encoded by the coding sequence ATGCGCACCCTTTTGCTACTGGCCCTAGGTGCACTTTGCGGTTTGTACCTGCAGGCCTGCACCGCCGCACGCCCCGTTACGCCATCGGCCCAGTCCTTTGCCCCCGACGAGCAGCAAATTCGGGCGGTGCTGAGCACCCAAACCGCCGCCTGGAACCGTGCCGACTTAGCGGCATTTATGCAGGGCTATTGGCAAAGCGACTCGTTGCTGTTTATTGGCAAAAACGGACCCACGCGCGGTTGGCAACGCACCCTCGATAACTACCGCCGCAATTACCCCGACGCGGCCGCAATGGGCCAGCTCACGTTTTCGCAGTTGCAAGTGCGGCCCATCAGTGCCGATGCGGCCCACGTGGTGGGGCGCTGGCAGCTAGCTCGCCCCGCCGCCGGCGACGTAAGCGGCTGGTTTACGTTACTTTTCCGCCGCCTTAACGGCCAGTGGGTAATCGTAGCCGATCATTCGAGCTGA
- the mtgA gene encoding monofunctional biosynthetic peptidoglycan transglycosylase encodes MAEFAEQLRLARRVALQVLASMFLVSVVWVLLYRWISPPATWLMLERRSHRPEAAYGGLLPEGASRKINYDFVTLDEVSPQLPLALVAAEDQRFLMHHGFDADAIIKAAKHNFGEKGGGIRGGSTISQQVAKNVFLWQGRSYIRKAAEAYFTVLIELLWSKRRILEVYLNIAEMGDCVFGAEAAAQKHFGRPAKQLSPSQAAMLAAVLPNPLKFRAGNPGPQARAKQRRVLRNMRRLGGTRFIATILDN; translated from the coding sequence ATGGCAGAGTTTGCTGAGCAGCTACGGCTGGCGCGGCGGGTGGCGTTGCAAGTGCTGGCATCCATGTTTCTGGTGTCGGTGGTGTGGGTGCTGCTGTACCGCTGGATTTCGCCGCCCGCCACCTGGCTGATGCTCGAGCGCCGCAGCCACCGGCCCGAAGCCGCTTACGGTGGCCTGCTGCCCGAAGGCGCCTCACGCAAAATCAATTACGACTTTGTGACGCTCGACGAAGTTTCGCCGCAGCTGCCGCTGGCGTTGGTGGCCGCCGAAGATCAGCGCTTTTTGATGCACCACGGCTTCGATGCCGATGCCATTATCAAAGCTGCCAAGCACAATTTTGGCGAGAAGGGGGGCGGCATCCGGGGCGGCAGCACCATTTCGCAGCAAGTAGCCAAAAACGTGTTTTTGTGGCAAGGGCGCAGCTACATTCGCAAGGCCGCCGAGGCGTACTTTACGGTGCTCATTGAGCTATTGTGGAGCAAGCGGCGCATTTTGGAGGTGTACCTGAACATTGCCGAAATGGGCGACTGCGTGTTTGGAGCCGAGGCCGCCGCTCAAAAGCACTTTGGGCGCCCGGCCAAACAGCTGAGCCCCTCGCAGGCGGCCATGCTGGCTGCCGTGCTGCCCAATCCGCTTAAGTTTCGGGCGGGCAACCCCGGCCCGCAGGCCCGCGCCAAGCAGCGCCGCGTGTTGCGCAACATGCGCCGGCTTGGCGGCACGCGCTTTATTGCCACCATTCTCGATAACTAA
- a CDS encoding LON peptidase substrate-binding domain-containing protein, giving the protein MSLRLLPIFPLNLVVYPGEKLNLHIFEPRYRQLIADCVAQNITFGIPPFLDDSLQIIGTEMRLVKLERSYPSGESDVRTLGTGRFRVQEVLKQAPGKLYAAAYVEELRDDPTADLLLRQRITTLIEQLYNILGLQKLFIDLDPAYTTFDVAHHLGLTTEQEYELLASLSETERQAIVLEHLERVLPVLQESEKLKERVRQNGHFKHLTPPNF; this is encoded by the coding sequence ATGTCACTCCGTTTGCTGCCCATTTTCCCGCTCAACCTGGTGGTGTATCCCGGCGAGAAATTGAACCTGCACATCTTCGAGCCGCGCTACCGCCAACTGATAGCCGATTGCGTAGCCCAGAACATCACCTTCGGTATTCCGCCTTTTCTCGACGACAGCCTGCAAATCATCGGCACCGAAATGCGCCTCGTTAAGCTGGAGCGCAGCTACCCCTCCGGCGAGTCCGATGTACGCACCCTAGGTACGGGGCGCTTTCGGGTGCAAGAGGTGCTTAAGCAGGCCCCCGGCAAACTTTACGCCGCGGCCTACGTGGAGGAACTGCGCGACGACCCCACCGCCGACCTGCTGCTGCGGCAGCGCATTACCACGCTCATCGAGCAGCTCTACAACATTTTGGGCTTGCAGAAGCTCTTCATCGACCTCGACCCGGCCTATACCACCTTCGACGTGGCGCACCACCTAGGGCTTACCACCGAGCAGGAATATGAGCTGTTGGCCTCGCTCAGCGAAACCGAGCGGCAGGCCATTGTGCTCGAGCACCTTGAGCGCGTGCTGCCGGTGCTGCAAGAATCGGAGAAACTAAAGGAGCGCGTGCGCCAAAACGGGCACTTCAAGCACCTTACGCCGCCCAACTTTTAG